TCATGCGCCATACCTGTGCACATGTCATGGCCCAGGCAGTCGCACGCATTTTCCCTGGAACGAAGTTCGCCATTGGACCCGTGATCGACAACGGGTTTTACTATGACTTTTCCGATCACGTTTTTAAGCCTGAGGACCTACCCAAGATTGAACAAGAGATGAATAAAATTGTCAAAGAAGACTATCCCATCAGCCGTGAGGTCCTGTCGCGCGAGGCAGCGCTAAAGTTGTTCTCAGGGCGGCAGGATCGGTTTAAAGTGGAGCTCATTCACGATCTGCCGGATTCGGCGACCATCACTGTGTACCGGCAGGGCGAATTTGTTGACCTGTGCCGTGGGCCGCATTTGCCGTCGACTGGACGTATTAAAACTTTCAAACTGATGTCCATCGCCGGTGCCTACTGGCGGGGAGATTCAAGTCGGGAGCAGCTCACACGCCTGTACGCCATTGCCTTCGCGAAAAAATCCGATCTCGACGACCATCTGCGTTTCCTGGAGGAAGCAAAGCGACGCGATCATCGCCGGTTGGGCCGCGAACTCGAGCTGTTTATGTTCTCAGAAGACGCACCGGGCATGCCTATCTTTCTTCAAAGTGGCATTCACATCCGAAACGAACTGGAGAACTTCGAGCGGTCTCTTCAATCTGTGCACGGTTACAGCGAGGTCAAGACACCAGTAATCCTGAACAGACGGCTGTGGGAGCAATCAGGTCACTGGTTTCATTACATGGACAACATGTATACCACGCAGGTGGATGAGAATGAATTCGCACTCAAACCGATGAACTGCCCAGGCCACATGCTCATCTATAAGAACAAACAGCATTCGTACCGGGAACTTCCCATTCGCATCGCCGAATACGGTCATGTCCACCGACATGAACTGAGTGGATCGCTCGGAGGGATGATGCGTGTTCGCTCCTTTACGCAGGACGACGCTCATCTCTTCTGTCGACCGGATCAGATTGAAAGTGAGCTAAAGGAGGTGCTCGATCTCATCGATCGCATTTACAGCGTGTTTGGTTTTTCGTACCGGATCGAGCTGTCGACACGTCCAGAAGACTCAATGGGTTCTGATGAATTGTGGAGTCAGGCAGAGCGTGCGCTGCAAAAAGTCCTCGACGAATCTCGCATAGAGTACCGAATCAACCCCGGCGACGGGGCGTTCTACGGGCCCAAAATTGACTTTCACATCCAAGACGCGATCGGCCGGATGTGGCAGTGCGCTACTGTGCAACTCGACTTTCAGCTTCCAGAGCGCTTTGAATTGGAGTATATCGGGGAAGACAACCAGCGACTGCGTCCGGTGGTCATTCACCGAGCGATTTTTGGATCGATTGACCGCTTTATCGGGATTCTCACCGAACACTTCGCGGGCGCATTTCCATGCTGGCTTGCACCTGTCCAAGTGCGTATTGCATCTGTATCGGAAGACTTTGTGCTATACGCGAAAGAGATTTTGTCTGGGCTACAGTCCGCCGGCTTTCGTGTCGACCTGGATGATCGCTCAGAGAAGATAGGATACAAGATCCGCGAAGCGCAACTTAAGAAGGTTCCATACACCCTTGTCATAGGAGCAAAAGAACAATCCAGCCGAACGGTCAGTGTGCGGAAATACGGCCAAGGTGACCTTGGCGGAATGATGCTCGAGACGTTTACTGACATGTTGCGGGAAGAAGTGGATAGCAAAGTTTTACTGGCGGAGATTGCACCGCACGTTTAATGCTCAGTTGATAAGGCGTTCTTGCAGTGCGCGAAAGTTATATACTTGAGGAATTGTAAGCAGGTTGCATTGATTGCACTTGCACTTGGGCACCCCCATTCATACGAAATGGGGGTTGTTTGTGGCTCCCAATGGTTTGACATGACCGGACAACACTTAGTCGTTAGTTAACGGAAAGCGAAACAACACTTCCACATTCTCATCACTCATGTACCAGTCGTTTGCAACAAACTCCAAGTCGGTAATTTCACTCGTTCCAAAGTCGAGGTCTTTATTCCGCTTCAAGAATCGAAGAAACTCTGTTGGGCGGTTCAGCACAGGATTTTGAAAGCGGAGACACGTCATATGAGCCGTGTGTGTCTTAAACCGTGCATCCAAAGTGCTTTTAACACCGGATGTTCGAAAATTTTCTCGGATATTTTGTCGTAGGTCTTGTAAGGCTGACCCCACAATTTATCATAAGTCGCTTGAATTTCAGTCGTGTTAATGGGAATCACCGCCTTGCTCTTACATATATCGCACCAGAATCTCGTTGGACAACCTCACTGTGTCGTTAACCTATCAAGTCCCGACAGAAAAGTAGAAATCAATCGTTGGTAACTTTCATCATGCTCCAAAGGGATGCCAAATGCACCAGCCCCTTCAAGCGTTGCGAACCCGTGACCTATGGCACGAAAGGCTCTGACGACATGAATCGCATCATCGGATTTCAACTGGTAAGG
This is a stretch of genomic DNA from Alicyclobacillus dauci. It encodes these proteins:
- the thrS gene encoding threonine--tRNA ligase, translating into MAEVQAEVQVKLKDGSIRSYPLGTRILEVASSISAGLAREAVAAKMNGQIVDLSRQLNSSVDLELLTLKDSEGVDVMRHTCAHVMAQAVARIFPGTKFAIGPVIDNGFYYDFSDHVFKPEDLPKIEQEMNKIVKEDYPISREVLSREAALKLFSGRQDRFKVELIHDLPDSATITVYRQGEFVDLCRGPHLPSTGRIKTFKLMSIAGAYWRGDSSREQLTRLYAIAFAKKSDLDDHLRFLEEAKRRDHRRLGRELELFMFSEDAPGMPIFLQSGIHIRNELENFERSLQSVHGYSEVKTPVILNRRLWEQSGHWFHYMDNMYTTQVDENEFALKPMNCPGHMLIYKNKQHSYRELPIRIAEYGHVHRHELSGSLGGMMRVRSFTQDDAHLFCRPDQIESELKEVLDLIDRIYSVFGFSYRIELSTRPEDSMGSDELWSQAERALQKVLDESRIEYRINPGDGAFYGPKIDFHIQDAIGRMWQCATVQLDFQLPERFELEYIGEDNQRLRPVVIHRAIFGSIDRFIGILTEHFAGAFPCWLAPVQVRIASVSEDFVLYAKEILSGLQSAGFRVDLDDRSEKIGYKIREAQLKKVPYTLVIGAKEQSSRTVSVRKYGQGDLGGMMLETFTDMLREEVDSKVLLAEIAPHV